One stretch of Pedobacter riviphilus DNA includes these proteins:
- a CDS encoding trans-sulfuration enzyme family protein: MKPETLAIHASNLVKSTTGDVTLPINLSTTFFRAEDGGYPGGHMYSRVSNPNRSALENTVAKLEYGEDAAAFSSGNTCGMVLFQALKPGSHIIAPDDMYWGIKKQLLTIFNDSLEFDFIDQTDLNLIQSSIKPNTKLIWIETPSNPLLKVTDIQEIAKIAKAKNITLACDSTFASPILQNPVLLGADIVMHSSTKYLGGHSDVLGGILVTAKKDELWEKIKNIQQTGGAVPSPFDCFLLTRSIKTLAYRMKGHCENGKLIADYLNGHPNVEAVFYPGLENHPQHAIAKKQMKDFGGMMSFLVKGDVEAAHQVVNKVKLFAQATSLGGVESLIEHRYSVEGPDSKTPKNLLRISVGLEHVDDIIADLAQALG, from the coding sequence ATGAAACCCGAAACCCTTGCTATTCACGCTTCTAATCTTGTAAAAAGCACTACAGGCGATGTTACCCTGCCTATTAATCTATCAACAACTTTTTTTCGCGCTGAGGATGGGGGTTATCCCGGAGGGCACATGTATAGCAGGGTAAGCAATCCAAACCGGTCTGCTTTAGAAAACACTGTAGCCAAATTAGAATATGGCGAAGATGCGGCTGCTTTTTCTTCGGGAAATACCTGTGGTATGGTTTTATTCCAGGCCTTAAAACCTGGTAGCCACATTATTGCACCTGATGATATGTATTGGGGTATTAAAAAGCAATTACTTACTATTTTTAACGATAGTTTGGAGTTTGATTTTATTGATCAGACTGATTTAAATCTGATACAATCGAGCATTAAACCTAATACCAAACTGATCTGGATCGAAACCCCATCCAATCCGTTATTAAAGGTTACAGATATACAAGAGATTGCCAAAATAGCCAAAGCTAAAAACATCACTTTAGCCTGCGATAGTACCTTCGCCTCGCCTATTTTACAAAATCCGGTTTTATTAGGTGCTGATATTGTAATGCATAGCAGTACTAAATATCTTGGCGGTCATAGTGATGTGCTCGGCGGTATTTTAGTAACCGCTAAAAAAGATGAGTTATGGGAGAAAATCAAAAACATTCAGCAAACTGGTGGTGCGGTCCCTTCCCCTTTCGATTGTTTTCTCTTAACCAGAAGTATTAAAACGCTGGCTTATCGTATGAAAGGCCACTGTGAAAATGGAAAGCTTATCGCTGACTATTTAAACGGACACCCGAATGTTGAAGCTGTTTTTTATCCTGGATTGGAAAATCACCCACAACACGCAATTGCAAAGAAACAAATGAAAGATTTTGGTGGGATGATGTCGTTCTTAGTTAAAGGAGATGTTGAAGCTGCACATCAGGTGGTGAATAAGGTAAAGTTATTTGCGCAAGCGACGAGTTTAGGAGGTGTAGAGAGTTTAATTGAGCACCGCTATTCGGTGGAAGGCCCCGATAGCAAAACGCCAAAAAACTTACTCCGTATTTCTGTAGGCTTAGAGCATGTTGATGATATTATTGCCGATTTAGCACAGGCGCTGGGGTAA
- a CDS encoding menaquinone biosynthetic enzyme MqnA/MqnD family protein: protein MNKIKISAVAYTNTKAFIYGLEHSDIINKIDLSLDIPSDCAAKVINGQVDIGLMPVAAIPLVPNANIVADYCIGSDGGVNSVFIFSEVPAQEIKTVRLDTHSRTSNNLAKVLLKFHWKKEVEFTTDPTAKTDAFVLIGDRTFGKKEDFAYAYDMGEEWKNFTGLPFMYAAWVANKEISQEFKNEFNAALKFGLEHRKEVLQELPASPNFDLEDYLYHKLQFEVTDDRKKALKLFLGYIEELEKVSL, encoded by the coding sequence TTGAATAAGATTAAAATATCGGCTGTTGCCTATACCAATACCAAAGCTTTTATATACGGATTAGAACATTCGGACATTATAAATAAAATTGATTTAAGTTTAGATATTCCTTCAGATTGCGCAGCTAAAGTAATTAACGGTCAGGTTGATATCGGATTAATGCCTGTAGCTGCCATTCCTTTGGTTCCCAATGCCAATATTGTGGCCGATTATTGTATCGGAAGTGATGGAGGTGTAAATTCTGTATTCATTTTTAGTGAAGTTCCTGCCCAGGAAATTAAAACCGTAAGATTGGATACGCACTCACGTACGTCAAACAATTTAGCCAAAGTATTGCTTAAGTTCCATTGGAAAAAGGAAGTGGAGTTTACTACAGACCCTACTGCAAAAACAGATGCATTTGTTTTAATCGGCGATAGAACCTTTGGCAAAAAAGAAGACTTCGCTTACGCTTACGACATGGGTGAAGAGTGGAAAAACTTTACCGGATTACCCTTTATGTACGCGGCCTGGGTGGCCAACAAAGAAATTTCACAAGAATTTAAAAATGAATTTAATGCCGCCTTAAAATTCGGTCTGGAGCACAGAAAAGAAGTTTTGCAGGAGCTGCCAGCATCGCCTAATTTCGATCTGGAAGATTACCTGTACCACAAACTTCAATTTGAGGTTACTGATGATAGAAAGAAAGCTTTAAAGCTGTTTTTAGGATATATTGAAGAACTGGAAAAAGTTAGTTTATAA
- a CDS encoding C40 family peptidase — MERTLKLIPFTFHLKRNIFFLIAIIFFLSSCGTRKYTVKNDTKASKAADAMANLQSKSLYRFITDWTGVKYRFGGLDKGGIDCSGFAFLLEKEIYGITLPRISREQANVVKRKNIDNLKEGDLVFFSFGGNDVDHVGVYLNNGFFVHASTTRGVIVDDLTLPAYQRVFVKSGSVN, encoded by the coding sequence ATGGAAAGAACCTTAAAGCTTATACCTTTTACCTTTCACCTCAAAAGGAATATATTCTTTTTAATTGCAATCATATTTTTCCTTTCGTCATGTGGTACACGAAAGTATACGGTTAAAAATGATACAAAAGCTTCTAAAGCGGCAGATGCAATGGCAAATTTACAAAGCAAATCGCTCTATCGTTTCATTACCGACTGGACAGGTGTAAAATATCGTTTTGGAGGTTTAGATAAAGGCGGTATTGATTGTTCTGGTTTTGCTTTTTTATTGGAGAAAGAAATTTATGGGATTACTCTTCCGCGTATTTCGCGCGAGCAAGCCAATGTGGTGAAGCGTAAAAATATCGATAATTTGAAAGAAGGAGATTTGGTGTTTTTTTCTTTTGGCGGAAATGACGTAGATCATGTAGGAGTATACCTCAATAATGGCTTTTTCGTACATGCCAGCACTACAAGGGGCGTAATTGTTGATGATTTAACACTTCCTGCCTATCAACGTGTATTCGTTAAATCCGGATCTGTGAATTAG
- a CDS encoding TlpA family protein disulfide reductase has translation MRIFFIICLSLITCYATAQVKLLKLDELDKRIANGKDTTYVINFWATWCSPCVAELPNFEKLRLANLKKPVKVLLVSLDFKSKLQKEVIPFVLNNKINAEVFLLNEPDQQQYIERIDKKWSGAIPATLFVNEKTRHFYEKEFTEKELNNTLLNLK, from the coding sequence ATGCGTATATTTTTCATAATCTGCTTATCTTTAATTACTTGCTACGCGACAGCGCAGGTAAAATTGCTCAAATTGGATGAGTTGGATAAACGAATTGCCAATGGAAAAGATACTACTTATGTAATCAATTTCTGGGCTACCTGGTGTTCTCCATGTGTTGCTGAGTTGCCGAATTTCGAGAAATTACGTTTAGCCAATTTAAAAAAGCCTGTTAAGGTGCTTTTAGTGAGTTTAGATTTTAAGTCAAAATTGCAAAAGGAAGTGATTCCATTTGTGTTGAACAATAAAATTAATGCCGAAGTATTTCTTTTAAACGAACCCGATCAGCAACAGTATATCGAACGGATAGACAAAAAGTGGTCGGGTGCTATTCCTGCTACCTTGTTTGTAAACGAGAAAACCAGGCATTTTTACGAGAAAGAATTTACCGAAAAGGAACTGAACAATACTTTGTTAAACTTAAAATAG
- a CDS encoding thioredoxin family protein, translated as MKRLILMAFMLISGFAFAQTDGYKVGDVVKDFSLKNVDNKMISLADYKDAKGYIIVFTCNTCPVAKAYQARISALNATYAAKGYPVVAINPNDAGVVPDESFQKMQALASEKKFNFPYLLDPDHVVTKQFGATRTPHVFVLNKTDNGNVVEYIGAIDNDPEETNSTKVEYVKNAVNELSIGKKPAIASTKAVGCSIKWKKG; from the coding sequence ATGAAAAGATTGATTTTAATGGCTTTTATGCTGATCTCAGGATTTGCTTTTGCACAGACTGATGGTTATAAAGTGGGCGATGTAGTAAAAGATTTCTCACTTAAAAACGTAGATAACAAAATGATATCCCTGGCCGATTATAAGGATGCAAAGGGTTATATTATTGTTTTTACCTGTAATACTTGCCCCGTGGCTAAAGCTTATCAAGCGCGTATCTCTGCTTTAAACGCCACTTATGCAGCAAAAGGTTATCCTGTAGTGGCCATTAATCCAAACGATGCAGGTGTCGTTCCAGATGAAAGTTTTCAAAAAATGCAAGCTCTGGCCTCAGAAAAGAAATTCAATTTCCCTTATTTATTAGATCCTGATCATGTGGTAACCAAACAATTTGGTGCAACCAGAACACCACACGTTTTTGTGCTGAACAAAACCGATAATGGAAATGTGGTTGAGTACATTGGTGCTATAGATAACGATCCGGAAGAAACAAACAGTACAAAAGTGGAGTATGTTAAAAATGCAGTTAACGAATTATCCATCGGTAAAAAGCCTGCAATTGCATCAACTAAAGCTGTTGGCTGTAGTATAAAATGGAAAAAAGGCTAA
- a CDS encoding histidine phosphatase family protein, with translation MREIYIIRHGETELNKQGIVQGRGINSDLNDLGRAQAEAFYQTYKNVPFDKIYTSDLKRTWQTVQKFIDSGLPWEKLSGLDELAWGVWEGKPNTEDARDAFRDMLQSWQDGDYTAHFEGGESVQDVYERLKQPMEILMSRPEEKTVLLCMHGRAMRVFLCLLLGKPLSEMTEFPHQNTVLYKMGFEDGKFSVLEFNSTVHLDGLVIG, from the coding sequence ATGCGGGAAATATACATCATACGCCACGGCGAAACGGAACTTAATAAACAAGGCATAGTACAGGGCAGAGGTATAAATTCTGACTTAAATGATTTAGGTAGGGCACAGGCAGAAGCGTTTTACCAAACCTATAAAAATGTCCCTTTTGATAAAATTTATACTTCGGATTTAAAACGTACCTGGCAAACTGTCCAGAAGTTTATTGATTCGGGATTACCCTGGGAAAAACTTTCGGGTTTAGATGAATTGGCCTGGGGCGTTTGGGAAGGGAAACCGAATACAGAAGATGCTCGTGATGCTTTCCGTGATATGTTGCAGAGTTGGCAGGATGGAGATTATACAGCACATTTCGAGGGTGGCGAGAGCGTTCAGGACGTTTACGAACGTTTAAAACAGCCTATGGAAATTTTGATGAGCAGACCTGAGGAAAAAACAGTTTTACTTTGCATGCATGGTAGAGCGATGCGTGTTTTCTTGTGTTTACTGTTAGGCAAACCGCTGAGCGAAATGACTGAGTTTCCACATCAAAATACGGTGCTTTACAAGATGGGCTTTGAGGATGGAAAATTCTCAGTTCTTGAATTTAATAGTACCGTTCATTTAGACGGTTTAGTAATTGGATAA
- a CDS encoding DUF1624 domain-containing protein, giving the protein MNAHNTTLSKRILSIDILRGLVMIIMALDHTRDFFHIGAMTGDPLNPDTTTGMLFFTRWITHFCAPTFVFLSGLSAYLSAQHKTPAQAGSFLLKRGLWLILVEIIVITFGLTFNPSYNFIILQVIWAIGSSMIFLALASRISYKAVLITGLILVFGHNLFNLFPAPTDSNGGLILKIFFTASGTVVPLSSNHFVGVFYAILPWTGVMFVGYGIGAWYKKGYNAQRRQQNLLIIGLLTIFVFISLRLINIYGDPIPRKEYHDFFKNLLSFFNVNKYPPSLQYIAMTLGPAMLFLAFTENLSNWFTRVTSVYGAVPFFYYVIHFYLLHTFLIVVFFATGHNTKEIVQVPFLFRPAAFGFSLPIVYLIWLCAVAALYLPCRWFKRYKETHRQWWLRYV; this is encoded by the coding sequence ATGAATGCTCATAACACTACCCTATCTAAACGTATCTTATCTATTGATATACTCCGCGGATTAGTGATGATCATTATGGCGCTGGATCATACGAGAGATTTCTTTCATATTGGTGCTATGACTGGCGATCCGCTAAATCCAGATACCACTACAGGAATGTTATTTTTTACCCGTTGGATTACGCATTTCTGTGCACCAACCTTTGTTTTCTTATCAGGATTATCTGCCTATTTATCAGCGCAGCACAAAACACCAGCACAGGCGGGTTCTTTTTTGCTAAAGCGGGGTTTATGGTTAATATTGGTAGAGATTATCGTGATCACATTCGGGTTAACCTTTAATCCATCGTACAATTTTATTATTCTTCAGGTGATCTGGGCTATTGGCAGCAGTATGATATTTTTGGCATTGGCCAGTCGCATTTCGTATAAGGCTGTGCTCATAACTGGCTTGATATTGGTTTTCGGACATAATCTCTTTAATTTATTCCCTGCTCCAACAGACTCCAACGGTGGTTTGATCTTAAAAATATTTTTTACGGCATCAGGAACTGTTGTCCCGCTTTCAAGCAATCATTTTGTTGGCGTATTTTACGCCATCCTCCCATGGACAGGTGTAATGTTTGTGGGCTATGGAATTGGTGCCTGGTATAAAAAAGGTTATAATGCCCAACGTAGACAGCAAAATTTATTAATTATAGGCTTGCTCACTATATTTGTGTTTATCTCTCTAAGGTTGATCAATATATATGGCGATCCCATCCCAAGAAAAGAATATCACGATTTTTTTAAGAATCTATTATCCTTTTTTAATGTAAACAAATACCCACCGTCTTTACAGTATATCGCTATGACATTAGGTCCAGCCATGCTGTTTTTAGCTTTTACTGAAAACCTGAGTAACTGGTTTACCAGGGTAACTTCTGTATATGGCGCTGTACCTTTCTTCTATTATGTTATACACTTTTATCTGTTGCACACCTTCTTGATTGTGGTATTTTTCGCCACAGGACATAACACTAAAGAAATTGTACAGGTACCATTTTTATTTAGACCAGCCGCCTTTGGTTTTAGTTTACCAATAGTGTATTTAATATGGCTTTGTGCTGTAGCCGCTTTGTATCTTCCTTGCAGGTGGTTTAAACGATATAAGGAAACACACCGACAATGGTGGTTAAGGTATGTTTAG
- a CDS encoding HPF/RaiA family ribosome-associated protein has product MTIQLNTDKNLTIHQEYDEKIQTQLNEGLSRYSDLITRFEVHLSDENGSKDGLDDKRCLLEARITGKEPIAVTNMGNTYDLAITGALTKLKSTLEKVAGKMKAH; this is encoded by the coding sequence ATGACGATCCAACTGAATACCGACAAAAATTTAACTATACACCAGGAATACGACGAAAAAATCCAGACACAGTTAAATGAGGGTTTGAGCAGATATAGCGATTTAATTACACGCTTTGAAGTTCATCTATCTGATGAGAACGGCAGTAAAGATGGCTTAGACGATAAAAGATGTTTATTAGAGGCCAGAATAACCGGAAAAGAGCCTATAGCCGTTACCAATATGGGCAATACCTACGATTTGGCTATAACGGGTGCATTAACGAAATTAAAAAGTACGCTTGAAAAGGTGGCTGGAAAAATGAAAGCACATTAA
- the mutS gene encoding DNA mismatch repair protein MutS yields MQQYNAIKAKYPGALLLFRVGDFYETFGEDAIKTAQILGIVLTRRGTGPNGGALELAGFPHHSLDNYLSKLVRAGQRVAICDQLEDPKTTKTIVKRGVTELVTPGVAYGDNIVNQKSNNFLACVFFDKTQLGVSFLDISTGEFLIAQGNSDYIDKLLQGFKPTEVIFQKSKRQAFTENFGDRFYTFGLDEWPFTTDFGNETLMKHFEVSSLKGFGIERLQSGIVAAGVILHYLGETEHRNLQHISSIGRIEEDRYMWLDRFTIRNLELVNSPNDNAVTLFDILDHTCTPMGARLLQKWIIMPLKELKPIQERLGMVEYFVKHEELQGEFLNNIKQIGDLERLISKVGLQRVGPRELVALKRALYHIEAVKKLAADSKNPFLIKIADQLNPCLAIRERIERELQPEPPALLIKGNVIADGIDEDLDRLRKIAFGGKDYLVQIQKREAEATGIPSLKIAFNNVFGYYLEVTHTHKDKVPEGWIRKQTLVNAERYITPELKEYEDQILGAEEKIQAIEIRLYNELMYETASYIKPIQLDSFLIAQLDCLLCFAQLAAKNHYNKPKVTENKVLDIKGGRHPVIEKQLPVGTEYITNDVYLDTESQQIIMITGPNMAGKSAILRQTALIVLMAQMGSFVPAKDAEVGIVDKIFTRVGASDNISSGESTFMVEMNETASILNNISDDSLILLDEIGRGTSTYDGISIAWAIAEFLHQHPTARPKTLFATHYHELNELANTMPRIKNFNVSVKEMTNKVIFLRKLVPGGSEHSFGIHVAKMAGMPTKLIGRANEILKKLEIDRTEGQSIKDSIKKVQNQAYQLQMFAIDDPVLVKIRDTLNNLDVNALTPVEALLKLDEIQRLIKN; encoded by the coding sequence ATGCAGCAATACAACGCGATTAAAGCGAAGTATCCGGGCGCACTTTTACTATTTAGGGTTGGCGATTTTTATGAAACCTTTGGCGAAGATGCCATTAAAACGGCACAGATTTTAGGCATAGTATTAACCAGAAGAGGTACTGGGCCTAATGGCGGCGCCTTAGAACTGGCTGGTTTTCCACATCACTCGTTAGATAACTATTTATCCAAATTAGTTAGGGCAGGACAACGCGTTGCCATTTGCGATCAACTCGAAGACCCTAAAACCACAAAAACCATTGTTAAACGTGGTGTAACAGAATTGGTTACCCCCGGCGTAGCTTATGGTGATAATATTGTAAACCAAAAATCGAACAATTTCCTGGCCTGTGTTTTCTTTGATAAAACACAATTAGGTGTCTCATTCTTAGATATATCGACAGGTGAATTTTTAATTGCGCAGGGCAACAGTGATTATATTGACAAACTTTTACAAGGCTTTAAGCCAACAGAGGTTATTTTTCAGAAATCGAAACGACAGGCGTTTACCGAGAACTTTGGCGATCGTTTTTACACTTTCGGTTTAGATGAATGGCCTTTTACAACTGATTTTGGGAATGAAACCTTGATGAAACACTTTGAAGTTTCTTCGTTAAAAGGTTTTGGTATAGAGCGTTTGCAGAGTGGAATTGTTGCTGCTGGTGTTATTTTACACTACCTGGGCGAAACCGAGCACCGCAATTTACAACACATCAGTTCGATTGGCCGTATTGAGGAAGACCGCTACATGTGGTTAGACCGTTTTACCATCCGTAACCTCGAATTAGTGAATTCGCCAAACGACAATGCGGTAACCTTGTTCGATATCCTCGATCATACCTGTACCCCAATGGGTGCGCGTTTGTTGCAGAAGTGGATCATTATGCCGTTAAAAGAATTAAAGCCAATCCAGGAACGACTTGGTATGGTGGAGTATTTTGTAAAGCATGAAGAATTACAGGGCGAATTTTTAAATAACATTAAACAGATCGGCGATTTAGAACGGCTGATCTCAAAAGTAGGTCTGCAGCGGGTTGGTCCGAGAGAACTGGTGGCCTTAAAGCGCGCATTGTATCACATCGAAGCGGTTAAAAAATTAGCTGCCGATTCTAAAAACCCGTTCCTGATCAAAATAGCCGATCAATTAAACCCCTGTTTGGCAATAAGGGAAAGGATTGAAAGGGAATTACAACCAGAGCCACCTGCTTTGCTGATTAAAGGGAATGTAATTGCCGACGGAATTGACGAAGATTTAGACCGTTTGCGTAAAATTGCTTTTGGTGGTAAAGATTATCTGGTTCAGATACAAAAACGTGAAGCAGAAGCAACGGGTATTCCATCGTTAAAAATTGCCTTCAATAATGTTTTTGGGTATTATTTAGAAGTTACCCATACCCATAAAGATAAAGTACCCGAAGGATGGATCCGTAAACAAACGCTGGTAAATGCCGAACGTTATATTACGCCTGAACTTAAAGAATATGAAGACCAGATTTTAGGTGCGGAAGAGAAGATACAGGCTATTGAAATCCGCTTGTACAACGAACTGATGTACGAAACTGCCAGTTACATTAAACCGATCCAACTCGATTCGTTTTTAATTGCGCAGCTTGATTGTTTATTATGCTTCGCACAGTTAGCGGCTAAAAACCATTACAACAAACCTAAAGTTACCGAAAATAAGGTGCTCGATATTAAAGGTGGCCGTCACCCGGTAATTGAGAAACAATTGCCAGTTGGCACAGAATACATTACCAATGATGTATATCTAGATACAGAAAGCCAGCAGATTATTATGATTACCGGTCCCAACATGGCGGGTAAGTCGGCCATTTTAAGGCAAACCGCGCTGATTGTATTAATGGCTCAAATGGGCTCTTTTGTTCCGGCAAAAGATGCAGAGGTGGGTATTGTAGATAAGATTTTTACGCGAGTAGGGGCATCTGATAATATTTCTTCAGGAGAAAGTACATTTATGGTCGAAATGAATGAAACGGCCAGTATCCTGAACAACATTTCTGACGATAGTTTGATCTTACTCGATGAGATTGGTCGCGGAACGAGTACTTACGATGGTATTTCAATCGCCTGGGCCATTGCCGAGTTTTTGCATCAGCACCCAACTGCTCGACCAAAAACCTTATTCGCTACACACTACCATGAGTTAAATGAACTGGCCAATACTATGCCGCGCATTAAAAACTTTAATGTATCGGTAAAAGAAATGACCAATAAGGTAATCTTTTTACGCAAGCTTGTACCAGGAGGTAGTGAGCATAGCTTTGGTATACACGTTGCGAAAATGGCAGGTATGCCAACAAAATTAATTGGCCGTGCTAACGAGATATTGAAAAAACTGGAAATAGACCGTACAGAGGGGCAAAGCATAAAAGATAGCATTAAAAAAGTGCAGAACCAGGCTTATCAGTTGCAGATGTTCGCTATTGATGATCCTGTTCTGGTGAAAATCCGTGATACACTGAATAATTTAGATGTAAATGCATTAACACCCGTAGAAGCCTTGTTAAAACTGGATGAAATACAACGATTGATTAAGAATTAA
- a CDS encoding O-acetylhomoserine aminocarboxypropyltransferase/cysteine synthase family protein, translated as MSTSYKFETLQLHAGQEIDPTTGSRAVPIYQTTSYGFKNAEHGANLFALKEFGNIYTRIMNPTNDVFEKRIAALEGGVAALAVASGQAAQFIALNNILEAGDSIVSSSHIYGGTYNQFKVAFKRLGIHVDFANPDVPEEFEAKITDKTKAIYLETIGNPAFSVPDFEKIAAIAKKYDLPLIVDNTFGAGGYLFKPLEHGANIVVESATKWIGGHGTSIGGVIVDGGNYNWGNGKFPQFSEPSEGYHGLVFSDVFGIGGPFGNIQFIIRARVEGLRDLGPALSPFNSFLLLQGLETLSLRVQRHVDNALELATWLENHPLVKEVQYPGLASSKYNNLAKKYLSNGFGAVLSFELAGSKENATQVIDSLKLVSHLANVGDAKTLIIQPSATTHQQLSETEQLAAGVKPNALRVSVGIEHIDDIKADFEQAFATINASVPTESLQA; from the coding sequence ATGTCAACATCATATAAATTTGAAACTTTACAATTACACGCTGGCCAGGAAATAGATCCAACAACAGGTTCAAGGGCTGTTCCCATTTACCAAACCACTTCTTATGGTTTTAAAAACGCTGAGCATGGCGCAAATTTATTTGCCTTAAAAGAATTTGGCAATATCTACACCAGGATTATGAATCCTACCAACGATGTTTTCGAAAAACGTATAGCAGCCTTAGAAGGTGGTGTAGCTGCTTTGGCTGTTGCATCGGGGCAAGCTGCTCAATTTATAGCGTTAAATAACATATTGGAAGCTGGTGATAGCATTGTTTCTTCATCTCACATTTACGGTGGAACTTACAACCAATTTAAAGTAGCTTTTAAACGTTTGGGTATACATGTCGATTTTGCAAATCCAGATGTACCTGAAGAATTTGAAGCTAAAATTACCGATAAAACTAAAGCCATTTATCTCGAAACCATCGGAAATCCGGCGTTTAGCGTTCCAGATTTCGAAAAAATTGCCGCCATTGCAAAAAAATACGATCTCCCTTTAATAGTCGACAATACTTTTGGTGCAGGAGGTTATTTGTTTAAACCATTGGAACATGGTGCCAATATTGTTGTAGAATCTGCAACGAAATGGATCGGTGGCCATGGAACAAGCATTGGCGGAGTAATAGTTGACGGTGGAAATTACAACTGGGGCAATGGCAAATTTCCTCAGTTCTCTGAGCCTTCTGAAGGCTATCATGGTTTGGTTTTTAGTGATGTTTTTGGTATCGGTGGACCATTTGGAAACATCCAGTTTATCATCCGTGCCCGTGTAGAGGGATTAAGAGATCTTGGGCCTGCCCTATCGCCTTTCAATTCTTTTCTTTTATTACAAGGATTAGAAACATTATCGCTCCGCGTACAACGTCATGTAGATAATGCATTAGAATTGGCCACCTGGTTAGAAAACCATCCATTAGTTAAAGAAGTTCAGTACCCTGGCTTAGCCAGCAGTAAATACAATAACCTGGCTAAAAAATATTTAAGCAATGGTTTTGGCGCAGTTTTATCTTTCGAGTTAGCCGGAAGCAAAGAAAATGCAACACAGGTAATTGATAGCTTAAAACTGGTATCTCACCTGGCCAATGTGGGTGATGCAAAAACGCTGATCATTCAACCTTCGGCCACAACACACCAACAATTAAGCGAAACGGAACAATTAGCTGCAGGTGTAAAACCGAATGCTTTAAGGGTATCAGTAGGCATTGAGCATATTGATGATATTAAAGCCGATTTCGAACAGGCATTTGCAACAATTAATGCTT